In Chitinophaga oryzae, the sequence CATGGCCAGAAACACCCAACCCAACAAATTAACGGAGGGAATAAACGAAAACTTAAACCCAGCCAGCACTCCGCTGGCCATCAGCAACTCGAAAGATATCTTCGTCTTCATAATTATAGATTAAAATCAACTTCAGGAATAAAGAATAGCATTAATAAGGTTCAACGATCATCCAGGCTATTGAGGCCGAAACCCCGCTAGGTTTATTCATAGCAATATCAAAACGATTTGCCCCTTTATACGATACCCGTGGCGCTGAAATATTGCCTAAAACATCACTATAACCATTTATTGTTAAAAAGATGAGGCTGTTTGCTGTCGCAGCTGTTGTATTAATAGTGACTTCACCTTGATTAGCGGGTATTTCAACAATGCCAGCTACCGCATCAGGCGTTCCTGTTTTTACTGCATATGATTTAGCATTAACACCACCGCTGGCTGTAAGGGCTCCCGTAAAATTTGATGTGCCAGATACAGTTAAGGTTGACCCTACACTTACCTGACCCAACCCGTTTACAGTCATCGGAACGCCACCAGACGCAAACACGGCAGCACCGGTATTTGTAAAAGTACCAGAGACAAATAATGTACTCGTGGGGTTTGAGGTGGTGTTAATACCTATATTTCCTCCGATTGGATTTAAAAGAATGGGATATAACGTAGCGGTGCCGTCTTTCCTCTGTGCTTGGACAAAGCTTGTTCCGTTACCTTTGACGCCAAAATTCAGCCCGTAAGCGTTGGGAGAATTACTAATACCGAAGGCACCGGACCATGTACCAGCAACAGGATCTAATCCGTCGCCGCCTGCGACTTCCAATTTATTTGCAGGAGATGCAGTCCCAACACCTACATTACCGGCAGCATTAATACGCATTCTTTCTGGCTGCACAGCATTACTCCCAATGGTACCGGTATGAAAAGTCATTTCTCCAGGGGAAGTAGCAGCGCTGCCGCCTCGCAATGCTATTTCAGCTCCTCTGAAACTTCCCGCATTAGCTGCTCCACCAAGAATATTCAGTGTTCCCGTAGATACTCCTGTAGATAAAACAGGTGCAGTAAATTGTCCTGCGTTGCCGGTTCCGTTTATGCTGAATTGTGCAGTTTGAACGGAAGTACCGTTCTTTATGAAACTCGATGAGTTATCTGTTAAATATCCCAATGCGTCAGTTCCTAATAGGCTTGCATTGGCCAAGCTGGCAAATTTATATCCGATGCCGTCAATGTCAAAAACCCTAAAATTAACGTTTGAGTTACCACCTGCGAGCCTTACAGGTAAATATGAACTTGCGGTACGATCAAAACCGTAAAGCAGAGCATAGCCACCCGAATAGCCAACTTCAGCGGCCGGACCTATTCCGTTAGCCGTATACCATCCTCCAAAACGTCCCTGTCCAGTCAATTCCATACTGCCCAATCCATCCAGTCGGCCGACCTGGTCAGTTCCTGCAAACCACCTAAAACTATAAGCATTCGTTCGTTGCGGAACAGAGAGCCACATGTATGGATTCCCAATGCCCATACCATAATCAACCGCGGCGGCTGATAAATTAGGCCATAAAACCATCCTGGTACCGGCGCTGCGCGTAGTGAACGATGGGGCACCTATTCCAGTAGACGGATAACTGATTAAGTTTGACGTTGAATTGGTAAGGTTTATGCCCCCGCCAACGGAAGCGCCGCCCGTAATGTTGAAGTCAGCTGTTTGCGCACCTGTACCATTCCGTATATAGTTTCCAGACCCGGAACCGGGGGCT encodes:
- a CDS encoding beta strand repeat-containing protein; the encoded protein is MKKYLLFLTAVLFAIVVDAQSWTRGQYTQNKGIIADSAFAPPRMDTIWKGGEKDSIGAILFRPIDNELYVKKPSKWERIATGFGLALDSASYAPSTGMFFFRRTDGSVLAVPTGLVDSLRIRYTAAQADARFILLTQKGTANGVAGLDAGGKVSMNQIPDALLGAVTYMGGYNAATNTPALAAAAAGNKGCYWVVSTAGSQFGLSLAVGDWIISNGSVYQKVDNNNAVTSVAGRTGAVVIDSADISSFYTKVRGLLSASSPLTYNSVTGILTHVNSGVAAGTYNNVSVNTTGHITSGSNVAYLTGNQPINLSGDITGSGTTAISTTLKNTGTAGTYMKVTTDAQGRVISGGTLSASDMPAGSGNYIQNQSVADQPASGRISGDFIANKLHSYGPTGSVDFTLHTSTGYSDGTANRRWGLGKLNTEATGNVGNDFVITRFDNSGSPMSATTPPLKIARNTGEITLGTINNESGNVDKFLVSNAGAIRYRTGTQLLSDIGAAPGSGSGNYIRNGTGAQTADFNITGGASVGGGINLTNSTSNLISYPSTGIGAPSFTTRSAGTRMVLWPNLSAAAVDYGMGIGNPYMWLSVPQRTNAYSFRWFAGTDQVGRLDGLGSMELTGQGRFGGWYTANGIGPAAEVGYSGGYALLYGFDRTASSYLPVRLAGGNSNVNFRVFDIDGIGYKFASLANASLLGTDALGYLTDNSSSFIKNGTSVQTAQFSINGTGNAGQFTAPVLSTGVSTGTLNILGGAANAGSFRGAEIALRGGSAATSPGEMTFHTGTIGSNAVQPERMRINAAGNVGVGTASPANKLEVAGGDGLDPVAGTWSGAFGISNSPNAYGLNFGVKGNGTSFVQAQRKDGTATLYPILLNPIGGNIGINTTSNPTSTLFVSGTFTNTGAAVFASGGVPMTVNGLGQVSVGSTLTVSGTSNFTGALTASGGVNAKSYAVKTGTPDAVAGIVEIPANQGEVTINTTAATANSLIFLTINGYSDVLGNISAPRVSYKGANRFDIAMNKPSGVSASIAWMIVEPY